The following are encoded in a window of Saccharothrix longispora genomic DNA:
- a CDS encoding L-dopachrome tautomerase-related protein, whose amino-acid sequence MNELEVVHEFTGPMPTGVGVSHTGRVFVNFPKWGDDVPATVVELRDGVEVPFPDQAWNSPSSDDDEGAFVSVQSVVVDPADRLWVLDTGSPLFRRTEPGGPKLVCVDLATDTVVRVITFPPEVAPGTTYLNDVRFDLRHGDAGVAYITDSADSGPNGIIVVDLATGESWRRLHDHPSTKAEPLDAFRPVVEGTPFLERPAEGEPEPVTMGADGIAISADGTRLFYCPLASRRWYSVPTHALLDRSLPDDEVGEQVVDEGDKGGGADGLETDDAGRLYLTNYEHDAVLRRLPDGSFETVAHDPRLLWPDTMSIADGHLYVTANQLHRQAKYQGGEDRRRTPYHLFRVPVDAGPVRLRRPAGSGGAWLDPPRSGKRR is encoded by the coding sequence GTGAACGAGCTGGAAGTGGTGCACGAGTTCACCGGCCCGATGCCGACCGGGGTCGGCGTGTCGCACACCGGTCGGGTGTTCGTGAACTTCCCGAAGTGGGGCGACGACGTCCCCGCGACCGTCGTGGAGCTGCGCGACGGGGTCGAGGTGCCGTTCCCCGACCAGGCGTGGAACTCGCCGTCCTCGGACGACGACGAGGGCGCGTTCGTGTCGGTGCAGAGCGTCGTGGTCGACCCGGCCGACCGGCTGTGGGTGCTCGACACGGGCAGCCCGCTGTTCCGGCGGACCGAGCCGGGCGGGCCGAAGCTGGTGTGCGTCGACCTGGCCACCGACACCGTCGTCCGGGTGATCACCTTCCCGCCCGAGGTGGCCCCGGGGACGACCTACCTCAACGACGTGCGGTTCGACCTGCGGCACGGGGATGCCGGGGTCGCCTACATCACCGACTCGGCCGACTCGGGCCCGAACGGCATCATCGTGGTCGACCTGGCCACCGGCGAGTCCTGGCGCAGGCTGCACGACCACCCGTCCACCAAGGCCGAGCCCCTGGACGCCTTCCGCCCGGTCGTGGAGGGCACGCCGTTCCTGGAGCGCCCCGCCGAGGGGGAGCCGGAACCGGTGACGATGGGGGCGGACGGCATCGCGATCAGCGCCGACGGCACGCGGCTGTTCTACTGCCCGCTGGCCTCCCGCCGCTGGTACAGCGTGCCCACCCACGCCCTGCTGGACCGGTCGCTGCCCGACGACGAGGTGGGCGAGCAGGTGGTCGACGAGGGCGACAAGGGCGGCGGCGCGGACGGCCTGGAGACCGACGACGCCGGACGGCTGTACCTGACGAACTACGAGCACGACGCGGTGCTGCGGAGGTTGCCGGACGGCTCGTTCGAGACCGTCGCCCACGACCCGCGCCTGCTGTGGCCGGACACGATGTCGATCGCCGACGGCCACCTCTACGTCACCGCGAACCAGCTGCACCGCCAGGCGAAGTACCAGGGGGGCGAGGACCGGCGGCGCACGCCCTACCACCTGTTCCGCGTGCCCGTCGACGCCGGACCCGTCCGGCTCCGCCGGCCCGCCGGTTCGGGTGGTGCGTGGTTGGACCCTCCCCGTTCGGGTAAGCGGCGGTGA
- a CDS encoding DUF6766 family protein, translating to MREHRPTVVRVGSLLSAVVLVGGCGSGTEDLVRQAAGDFASAVAAGESARACDMLTEEAREDADCAALEVAGGGVEQVEVWGDAARVRLGDDVLFLRELAVGWRISGAAVSRGGTGRTGARWVAGDATRDVLRLPAGCAGLAGALQRGRVGGDVKRFLRDNGLGLFFGLLFLASLVGQAFAGNADLNERRLTDGGDPIGLWAYVTSSDFAVDVAENWQSEYLQFVLFILACVWLVQRGSAESKPADRLGRETDEQQLLGEHVERDSPPWARAGGWRTGLYSNSLGLVVLALFLGSWGAQSIAGRSAYNNEQLVDFQDTVTWWEYLASPDFWNRSLQNWQSEFLAIGSIVVFSVYLRQRGSSQSKPVGSPHTETDENG from the coding sequence GTGAGGGAGCATCGCCCGACCGTGGTGCGTGTCGGATCGCTGTTGTCCGCGGTGGTGCTGGTGGGCGGCTGCGGTTCCGGCACCGAGGACCTGGTACGGCAGGCGGCGGGGGACTTCGCGTCCGCGGTCGCCGCCGGGGAGTCGGCGCGGGCCTGCGACATGCTGACCGAGGAAGCCCGCGAGGACGCCGACTGCGCGGCCCTGGAGGTCGCGGGCGGCGGGGTGGAGCAGGTCGAGGTGTGGGGTGACGCGGCCCGCGTGCGCCTCGGCGACGACGTGCTGTTCCTGCGGGAGCTGGCGGTGGGTTGGCGGATCTCCGGTGCGGCTGTGAGCCGCGGGGGGACCGGCCGTACCGGTGCGAGGTGGGTGGCCGGTGACGCGACGCGGGATGTTCTACGCCTACCTGCTGGGTGTGCTGGTCTTGCTGGTGCTCTTCAGCGTGGTCGGGTTGGTGGGGATGTGAAGAGGTTCCTGCGCGACAACGGCCTGGGCCTGTTCTTCGGCCTGCTCTTCCTGGCGTCGCTGGTCGGCCAGGCGTTCGCCGGCAACGCCGACCTCAACGAGCGCCGGCTGACCGACGGCGGCGACCCGATCGGCCTGTGGGCCTACGTCACCTCGTCGGACTTCGCGGTCGACGTGGCGGAGAACTGGCAGTCCGAGTACCTCCAGTTCGTCCTGTTCATCCTCGCCTGCGTGTGGCTGGTGCAGAGGGGGTCCGCCGAGTCCAAGCCCGCCGACCGGCTCGGTCGGGAGACCGACGAGCAGCAGTTGCTGGGCGAGCACGTCGAGCGGGACTCACCGCCGTGGGCGCGTGCCGGCGGGTGGCGCACCGGCCTGTACTCGAACTCGCTGGGCCTGGTCGTGCTGGCGCTGTTCCTGGGCTCGTGGGGCGCGCAGTCCATCGCCGGGCGCAGCGCCTACAACAACGAGCAGCTGGTCGACTTCCAGGACACCGTGACGTGGTGGGAGTACCTGGCGTCCCCGGACTTCTGGAACCGGTCGCTGCAGAACTGGCAGTCGGAGTTCCTGGCCATCGGCTCGATCGTGGTGTTCAGCGTCTACCTGCGCCAACGCGGCTCGTCGCAGTCCAAGCCGGTGGGCAGCCCGCACACCGAGACCGACGAGAACGGGTGA
- a CDS encoding hypervirulence associated TUDOR domain-containing protein yields the protein MGEEKFDEGDEVTWSSHGRTVHGEVVEEITEDTEAAGRAVRASEDEPQYRVRSDKSGKDAVHKPSALGDAS from the coding sequence ATGGGTGAGGAGAAGTTCGACGAGGGCGACGAGGTCACCTGGTCCAGCCACGGGCGGACGGTGCACGGCGAGGTGGTCGAGGAGATCACCGAGGACACCGAGGCGGCGGGCCGCGCGGTGCGCGCGTCGGAGGACGAGCCGCAGTACCGCGTGCGCAGTGACAAGAGCGGCAAGGACGCGGTGCACAAGCCGAGCGCGCTGGGGGACGCCTCGTGA
- a CDS encoding DUF3140 domain-containing protein: MSGEFDEAVNMTATELERWLDTDESKSVGQSDGGESVGHESGRRIVELLRKKKAELTDDDQAHMRKVVGYVHRHLAQRPDGDVEHMKWRYSLMNWGHDPLKD; the protein is encoded by the coding sequence GTGAGCGGGGAGTTCGACGAGGCCGTGAACATGACCGCGACCGAGCTGGAGCGGTGGCTGGACACCGACGAGTCGAAGTCGGTCGGCCAGTCCGACGGCGGGGAGTCGGTCGGGCACGAGTCCGGCAGGCGCATCGTGGAGCTGCTGCGGAAGAAGAAGGCCGAGCTGACCGACGACGACCAGGCGCACATGCGCAAGGTCGTCGGCTACGTCCACCGCCACCTCGCGCAGCGCCCGGACGGGGACGTGGAGCACATGAAGTGGCGCTACTCCCTGATGAACTGGGGACACGATCCCCTGAAGGACTGA
- a CDS encoding hemerythrin domain-containing protein, with the protein MTVEREHDTDLVRVITADHREVERVFQELESGRGTPEHRRALVDHVIAELVRHSVAEEQFMYPAARKVLPDGDEVADHEIEEHAEAERVMKDLEALDPTDPRFDELLGELMREIRHHIEDEEEDLLPQLAARCSAEDLQELGRKVIAAKKVAPTRPHPGAPDRPPANLLLNPGTGLIDRLRDALSGRNR; encoded by the coding sequence ATGACCGTTGAGCGGGAGCACGACACCGACCTGGTCCGCGTGATCACCGCAGACCACCGCGAGGTCGAGCGGGTGTTCCAGGAACTGGAGTCCGGCAGGGGCACCCCGGAGCACCGGCGCGCGCTGGTCGACCACGTCATCGCCGAGCTGGTGCGGCACTCGGTGGCCGAGGAGCAGTTCATGTACCCGGCCGCCCGGAAGGTCCTGCCCGACGGCGACGAGGTGGCCGACCACGAGATCGAGGAGCACGCCGAGGCCGAGCGGGTCATGAAGGACCTGGAGGCCCTCGACCCGACCGATCCGCGCTTCGACGAGCTGCTGGGCGAGCTGATGCGGGAGATCCGCCACCACATCGAGGACGAGGAGGAGGACCTCCTGCCCCAGCTCGCCGCCCGCTGCTCGGCCGAGGACCTCCAGGAGCTGGGGCGCAAGGTGATCGCGGCCAAGAAGGTCGCCCCGACCCGACCTCATCCGGGGGCCCCGGACAGGCCGCCGGCCAACCTGCTGCTCAACCCCGGCACCGGCCTGATCGACCGACTGCGCGACGCGCTGTCCGGCCGCAACCGCTGA
- a CDS encoding PRC-barrel domain containing protein, whose amino-acid sequence MQPFLFVPWVWRDPSWLTDPDTARGDDRDTGADDARGAAGTGRRPDVGLIGYDVEATDGGIGKVDEDNAEVPADCLMVDTGPWIFGRKVVLPVGTVRRVDHQERKVHVDRTKEQIRNAPEYDPDDTDHDGHRRRTGDYYTETYRLVPPML is encoded by the coding sequence ATGCAACCGTTCCTGTTCGTCCCGTGGGTGTGGCGCGACCCGTCATGGCTGACCGATCCGGACACCGCCCGCGGGGACGACCGCGACACCGGTGCCGACGACGCCCGCGGCGCCGCCGGCACCGGACGACGCCCCGACGTCGGCCTGATCGGCTACGACGTGGAGGCCACCGACGGCGGCATCGGCAAGGTCGACGAGGACAACGCCGAGGTCCCGGCCGACTGCCTGATGGTCGACACCGGCCCCTGGATCTTCGGCCGCAAGGTCGTCCTGCCCGTCGGTACCGTGCGGCGCGTGGACCACCAGGAGCGCAAGGTCCACGTCGACCGCACCAAGGAGCAGATCAGGAACGCGCCAGAGTACGACCCGGACGACACCGACCACGACGGCCACCGCCGACGCACCGGTGACTACTACACCGAGACCTACCGCCTCGTGCCGCCCATGCTGTAG
- a CDS encoding ribonuclease J: MARTSAPPPPLAPDALRVTALGGLGEIGRNMTVFEHEGKLLIVDCGVLFPEEHQPGVDVILPDWSCIRGRLSDVVAVVLTHGHEDHIGGVPYLLRERPDIPVVGSRLTLALLAAKLVEHRIKPVTVEVAEGRRLVRGPFDLEFLAVNHSIPDSLAIAIRTSAGLVLHTGDFKMDQFPLDGRITDLRGFARLGEEGVDLFLVDSTNADVPGFTTSERDLAPAIDEVFRTTPRRVIVSSFASHVHRIQQVLDAAHAHGRKVAFVGRSMVRNMAVATELGYLKVPDGLVVDIKRMDRLKPQQVTLVCTGSQGEPMAALSRMAGGDHSIQVEEGDTVLLASSLIPGNENAIYRVINGLIDRGANVVHKGNAKVHVSGHASAGELVYCYNIVQPANVLPVHGEARHLRANAELAIKTGVHRDRVPIAANGHVVDLHEGRAQVTGKVEIHNVYVDGQTVGGVTEASLAERRTLGEEGVIAVVAIVDLDTRRLADPPDFIAHGFEHDASTFAPAVPAIEKALAGANERGVTDFEELERLIAREVQYWAHRTHRRRPVVIPVVIEA, encoded by the coding sequence ATGGCTCGGACCTCCGCCCCTCCACCACCCCTCGCCCCCGACGCGCTGCGCGTCACCGCCCTGGGAGGGCTCGGCGAGATCGGCCGCAACATGACCGTGTTCGAGCACGAGGGCAAGCTGCTGATCGTGGACTGCGGGGTGCTGTTCCCCGAGGAGCACCAGCCCGGCGTGGACGTCATCCTCCCCGACTGGAGCTGCATCCGCGGCCGGCTGTCCGACGTGGTCGCGGTCGTGCTCACCCACGGCCACGAGGACCACATCGGCGGGGTGCCCTACCTGCTGCGCGAACGCCCCGACATCCCGGTCGTCGGCTCCCGCCTGACCCTGGCCCTGCTGGCGGCCAAGCTGGTCGAGCACCGCATCAAGCCGGTCACGGTCGAGGTGGCCGAGGGCCGGCGGCTGGTCCGCGGGCCGTTCGACCTGGAGTTCCTGGCGGTCAACCACTCCATCCCGGACAGCCTGGCCATCGCGATCCGCACCTCCGCCGGCCTCGTGCTGCACACCGGCGACTTCAAGATGGACCAGTTCCCGCTCGACGGGCGGATCACCGACCTGCGCGGTTTCGCCCGCCTCGGCGAGGAGGGCGTCGACCTGTTCCTGGTCGACTCCACCAACGCCGACGTGCCCGGCTTCACCACCTCCGAGCGCGACCTCGCCCCTGCCATCGACGAGGTGTTCCGCACCACGCCGCGCCGGGTGATCGTCTCCAGCTTCGCCAGCCACGTCCACCGCATCCAGCAGGTCCTCGACGCCGCCCACGCGCACGGCCGCAAGGTCGCCTTCGTGGGCCGCTCGATGGTCCGCAACATGGCCGTCGCCACCGAGCTGGGCTACCTCAAGGTGCCCGACGGCCTGGTCGTGGACATCAAGCGCATGGACCGGCTCAAGCCCCAGCAGGTGACCCTGGTCTGCACCGGCTCCCAGGGTGAGCCCATGGCCGCGCTGTCGCGTATGGCCGGCGGCGACCACTCGATCCAGGTCGAGGAGGGCGACACCGTCCTGCTCGCCAGCTCGCTGATCCCCGGCAACGAGAACGCCATCTACCGGGTCATCAACGGCCTGATCGACCGCGGCGCGAACGTGGTGCACAAGGGCAACGCCAAGGTCCACGTCTCCGGCCACGCCAGCGCCGGCGAGCTGGTCTACTGCTACAACATCGTGCAACCGGCCAACGTGCTGCCCGTGCACGGCGAGGCGCGCCACCTGCGCGCCAACGCCGAACTCGCCATCAAGACCGGCGTGCACCGCGACCGGGTGCCCATCGCCGCCAACGGCCACGTCGTGGACCTCCACGAGGGACGCGCGCAGGTCACCGGCAAGGTCGAGATCCACAACGTCTACGTCGACGGGCAGACCGTCGGCGGCGTCACCGAGGCCTCCCTGGCCGAACGCCGCACCCTCGGCGAGGAGGGCGTCATCGCGGTCGTCGCGATCGTCGACCTCGACACCCGGCGGCTCGCCGACCCCCCGGACTTCATCGCCCACGGCTTCGAGCACGACGCCTCGACCTTCGCCCCCGCCGTGCCCGCCATCGAGAAGGCCCTGGCCGGCGCGAACGAGCGCGGCGTCACCGACTTCGAGGAGTTGGAGCGGCTCATCGCGCGCGAGGTGCAGTACTGGGCGCACCGGACCCACCGCCGCCGCCCCGTGGTCATCCCGGTCGTGATCGAGGCCTGA